In one Trichosurus vulpecula isolate mTriVul1 chromosome 8, mTriVul1.pri, whole genome shotgun sequence genomic region, the following are encoded:
- the FRAT2 gene encoding GSK-3-binding protein FRAT2, whose protein sequence is MPCRREEDEDDEAAAAGEEEEEDAEGEGEEEESFLLLQQSVTVGGSGDVDHLVAQIGEALQLDAAHGSRPAPRGPLARKQPPPALRPPVLPLLLPPAPLQPSGPLQCTGSGARAALSWASDVGASSQPLPRAPSGPCVPGGAPARSSACAPHVCKRSFPQPLPGPCRRAWLRGAAASRRLQQQQHQHHQYRYRGQPGLRAGDDDPHQLLQQLVLSGNLIKEAVRRLRRAVAVVAGAVAPTAPGAGPSFVFASGGGSDWGGRDSISLQPSTTSLL, encoded by the coding sequence ATGCCGTGCCGGAGGGAGGAGGACGAGGACGACGAGGCGGCGGCggctggagaggaggaggaggaggacgcggagggggagggggaggaagaagagagcttCCTCCTGCTGCAGCAGTCGGTGACTGTCGGGGGCTCGGGGGACGTGGACCACCTGGTGGCCCAGATCGGAGAGGCGCTGCAGCTGGACGCGGCGCACGGGAGCCGGCCCGCCCCCCGGGGGCCCCTGGCGCGCAAGCAGCCGCCGCCGGCGCTGCGGCCCCCGGtcctgccgctgctgctgccgccggcACCCCTGCAGCCCTCGGGACCGCTGCAGTGCACGGGGAGTGGAGCCCGCGCTGCCCTGTCCTGGGCGAGCGACGTGGGCGCCTCCTCGCAGCCTCTGCCGCGGGCGCCGTCGGGTCCCTGCGTGCCAGGAGGGGCCCCGGCCCGGAGCAGCGCCTGTGCCCCGCACGTCTGCAAGCGGAGCTTCCCGCAGCCGCTGCCCGGCCCATGCCGGCGCGCCTGGCTTCGGGGCGCCGCCGCCTCCCGGcgcctgcagcagcagcagcaccagcaccaccagtACCGGTACCGAGGACAGCCGGGACTCCGTGCTGGAGACGACGACCCCCACCAGCTTCTGCAGCAGCTTGTCCTCTCGGGGAACCTCATCAAAGAGGCCGTGCGACGACTTCGGAGAGCTGTGGCGGTGGTTGCTGGCGCCGTGGCCCCGACTGCCCCCGGTGCGGGCCCCTCCTTCGTCTTTGCCTCCGGGGGTGGGAGCGACTGGGGCGGGAGGGACTCTATCTCCCTGCAGCCCTCGACGACCAGCCTACTCTAA